From Lolium perenne isolate Kyuss_39 chromosome 5, Kyuss_2.0, whole genome shotgun sequence, a single genomic window includes:
- the LOC127304128 gene encoding BTB/POZ domain-containing protein At1g55760-like, with protein MQTTSKEQAQSGVASMLRESVFTDITINAAGGSIRAHRAVLAARSPVFLSMFSHALREKELSTVDTPDMSIAACRAFVRYIYGASVSEEELLAHRSELVAAGDKYCIANLKETCEESLGKDVGTENVLQRLQMAHTYSLAALKRTCLRLLVDFGKMYEILEDFMEFTDTSDPELIGEIKRFAFSRGRKFPATRREGKASAKMARRTSVRKSTPRHASGTTQAKRTVKPTPNQASASIPAKRPRGSSVRKSTSGQDSDALPDKRVKRANVRLAGDKWAPPASRGTR; from the coding sequence ATGCAGACGACGTCAAAGGAGCAAGCTCAATCTGGCGTTGCGTCCATGCTGCGAGAAAGCGTCTTCACCGACATCACCATCAACGCGGCGGGAGGCAGCATCAGGGCCCACCGCGCCGTCCTAGCCGCGAGGTCGCCTGTGTTCCTGAGCATGTTCTCGCACGCTCTCCGGGAGAAGGAGCTCTCCACAGTGGACACCCCGGACATGTCAATCGCCGCGTGCCGGGCCTTCGTCAGGTACATCTACGGCGCCTCTGTGTCGGAGGAGGAGCTGCTCGCCCACCGGAGCGaactcgtcgccgctggcgacaaGTACTGCATCGCGAACCTGAAGGAGACGTGCGAGGAGAGCCTGGGAAAGGACGTGGGCACGGAGAACGTGCTCCAGAGGTTGCAGATGGCGCACACCTACAGCCTAGCGGCGCTCAAACGGACCTGTCTGAGGCTCCTCGTGGATTTCGGGAAGATGTACGAGATTCTGGAAGATTTCATGGAGTTCACCGACACTTCGGACCCGGAGCTGATAGGTGAAATCAAGCGATTTGCATTTTCTCGGGGAAGAAAGTTCCCGGCCACACGACGAGAGGGGAAGGCTTCGGCTAAAATGGCCCGGCGCACAAGTGTTCGCAAGTCTACGCCTAGACATGCTTCGGGCACCACTCAAGCTAAACGGACTGTCAAGCCCACACCTAACCAGGCTTCGGCGAGCATTCCGGCTAAACGGCCTAGGGGGTCCAGTGTTCGGAAGTCCACGTCTGGGCAGGATTCTGACGCACTTCCGGATAAACGGGTTAAACGGGCCAACGTCCGGCTTGCAGGCGACAAGTGGGCACCGCCTGCTTCACGAGGTACACGATGA